The proteins below are encoded in one region of Metallibacterium scheffleri:
- a CDS encoding putative bifunctional diguanylate cyclase/phosphodiesterase, whose amino-acid sequence MRKIDPDPRPLPLEQQLRPLLVSMIAIVMLVLLLTWFALQVQVAVAGFLNGESIWSKAQKQAIIELYAYATHGDARNLRGYQDNMRVVMADRAGRDAVAGAHPQPALARRAFASTGALPQSIPLLVFAMQHLAAAPYISTALRSWRASDPAMDELPGIAQHLQALYAQPHPSPIETSVEAARILRINATVAPLADTFSRSIALGAAWLARVLFWSMCSATLLMLAIWLYFARRTLRALRGSESRYRTLLDGAHDAIAVVDAGSGRILEINQAAEHMIGGSRQQISGRLFASLFPEGLPRLDDAAAPSAHADVALAGNGDRVRHVAISLSRNQWGERAVQLAIMRDMTERLRMEEDRRVAAEALANIAEGVLIADAERRIISGNAAAEALTGYSVSELIGTPLDALRSQSTGAALDVALWQEVAYVGHWQGRVQSRRKDGRTYPERLSLSAIRASDGTPHRYVAVFDDISESEAYQRQLEHLALHDPLTGLLNRAAFEQEAARLLIDMRRHGRGAVMLFLDLDGFKAVNDSYGHAFGDQLLQQVGQRLQNQIAGQNRAGRIGGDEFTLLLFDPGSRDEALPVVRKLLLLLSEPFHVLEHEIFLSASIGVSSFPEDGDDPATLIANADAAMYSVKADERNSYRVYTKVMQASTRTRLTLAGELRQAIARGEFHLVYQPSLDLRTRKLIAVEALLRWQHPERGEISPAEFIPLAESLGMVRAVGAWVIDAACRQIRAWLDAGLPMLRVAVNISASHLRHLQFVEDLRTTLQQHRCPPEALMIELTESAILHIGERSRHTLAALHELGIGVAVDDFGTGYSSLAYLKLPAIRTIKVDQSFVNGLPDDANDAAITRAILALAQSLGLEAIAEGIETEPQLAFLLAAGCLEGQGYLFARPLLPDAIAALLAESRMPPTSGAAPNAAMPG is encoded by the coding sequence ATGCGCAAGATCGACCCGGACCCGCGACCGCTGCCGTTGGAGCAGCAGTTGCGTCCGTTGCTGGTCAGCATGATCGCGATCGTGATGCTGGTGCTGCTGTTGACCTGGTTTGCCCTGCAGGTGCAGGTTGCCGTCGCCGGGTTCCTCAATGGCGAGAGCATCTGGTCGAAGGCGCAGAAGCAGGCCATCATCGAGTTGTATGCCTACGCCACGCATGGCGATGCTCGGAATTTGCGCGGGTATCAGGACAACATGCGGGTCGTCATGGCTGATCGCGCCGGGCGCGATGCCGTGGCCGGCGCGCACCCGCAACCCGCGCTGGCCCGACGTGCATTCGCCAGTACCGGTGCCCTGCCGCAATCCATCCCGCTGCTGGTCTTTGCCATGCAGCATCTCGCTGCAGCGCCGTATATCAGCACGGCGTTGCGCAGCTGGCGCGCCAGCGACCCCGCCATGGATGAATTGCCGGGCATCGCGCAGCACCTGCAGGCGCTGTACGCGCAGCCGCATCCCTCGCCCATCGAAACCAGCGTCGAGGCCGCGCGCATCCTGCGGATCAATGCCACCGTGGCGCCGCTGGCCGATACATTTTCTAGAAGCATCGCCCTCGGCGCAGCCTGGTTGGCGCGCGTCCTGTTCTGGTCGATGTGCAGCGCCACGCTGCTGATGCTGGCGATCTGGTTGTACTTCGCGCGGCGCACCCTGCGCGCATTACGCGGCTCCGAATCGCGCTATCGCACCCTGCTGGACGGCGCGCACGACGCCATCGCCGTGGTCGATGCCGGCAGCGGCCGCATTCTCGAAATCAACCAGGCCGCCGAGCACATGATCGGCGGCAGCCGCCAGCAAATCAGTGGCCGCCTCTTCGCCAGCCTGTTCCCGGAGGGCCTGCCCAGGCTTGACGACGCGGCCGCACCCAGCGCGCATGCCGACGTGGCGCTGGCCGGCAACGGCGATCGCGTGCGCCATGTCGCCATCAGCCTCAGCCGCAACCAGTGGGGAGAGCGCGCCGTGCAACTGGCCATCATGCGCGACATGACCGAGCGCCTGCGCATGGAGGAAGACCGTCGCGTCGCCGCAGAAGCGCTGGCCAACATCGCCGAAGGCGTGCTGATTGCCGATGCCGAGCGCCGCATCATCAGTGGCAACGCCGCCGCCGAGGCGCTGACCGGATACAGCGTCAGCGAACTGATCGGCACGCCGCTGGACGCGCTGCGCAGCCAGTCGACTGGTGCTGCGCTGGATGTCGCGTTGTGGCAGGAAGTCGCCTATGTCGGTCACTGGCAAGGCCGCGTGCAGAGCCGGCGCAAGGACGGGCGCACGTATCCGGAACGACTCAGTCTGAGCGCGATCCGTGCCAGCGACGGCACGCCGCACCGTTATGTCGCGGTGTTCGACGACATTTCCGAATCCGAAGCCTATCAGCGCCAGCTTGAACACCTCGCCCTGCACGATCCCCTGACCGGGTTGCTGAATCGCGCCGCATTCGAGCAGGAGGCCGCGCGCCTGCTGATCGATATGCGCCGCCACGGACGTGGCGCAGTTATGCTGTTCCTTGATCTGGATGGCTTCAAGGCGGTCAACGACAGCTACGGGCACGCCTTCGGCGATCAGTTGTTGCAGCAGGTCGGACAGCGTCTGCAAAACCAGATCGCCGGGCAGAACCGCGCCGGTCGCATCGGCGGCGACGAGTTCACTTTGCTGCTCTTCGATCCCGGCTCGCGCGACGAGGCCCTGCCCGTCGTGCGCAAGCTGCTGCTGTTACTCAGCGAACCTTTTCATGTGCTCGAACACGAGATTTTCCTGTCCGCCAGCATTGGCGTCTCCAGCTTCCCCGAGGATGGCGACGATCCCGCCACGCTGATCGCCAATGCCGATGCGGCGATGTATTCGGTCAAGGCCGACGAGCGCAACAGCTATCGCGTCTATACCAAGGTCATGCAGGCGTCGACGCGCACGCGCCTGACTCTGGCCGGGGAATTGCGTCAAGCCATCGCGCGCGGCGAGTTTCATCTCGTCTACCAGCCCAGCCTCGATTTGCGTACGCGCAAGCTGATCGCGGTGGAAGCATTGCTGCGCTGGCAGCACCCCGAGCGCGGCGAAATCTCACCGGCCGAGTTCATCCCGCTCGCCGAAAGCCTGGGCATGGTACGTGCGGTGGGCGCATGGGTGATCGACGCGGCCTGCCGACAGATCCGCGCCTGGCTGGATGCCGGCCTGCCGATGCTGCGCGTGGCGGTGAATATTTCGGCCAGCCACCTGCGTCATCTACAGTTCGTCGAGGATCTGCGCACCACGCTGCAGCAGCACCGCTGCCCGCCCGAGGCGCTGATGATCGAGTTGACCGAAAGCGCGATTCTGCACATCGGCGAGCGCTCACGGCACACGCTGGCGGCGTTGCACGAGCTCGGCATCGGCGTGGCCGTGGACGATTTCGGCACGGGTTACTCGTCGCTGGCCTATCTCAAACTGCCGGCGATCCGCACCATCAAGGTCGACCAGTCCTTCGTCAATGGTCTGCCCGACGACGCCAACGACGCCGCGATCACGCGTGCCATTCTGGCGCTGGCGCAAAGTCTCGGCCTGGAAGCCATCGCCGAGGGCATCGAGACCGAACCGCAGCTTGCTTTCCTGCTCGCGGCAGGCTGTCTAGAAGGCCAGGGCTACCTGTTCGCACGCCCGCTGCTGCCGGATGCCATCGCGGCGCTTCTGGCAGAGTCCCGGATGCCGCCTACATCAGGCGCTGCGCCGAACGCCGCAATGCCAGGGTGA
- a CDS encoding HdeD family acid-resistance protein, which produces MSTGLILGGHGMRGIGWIVLWLAMIIVGVLAFALPLAAGFISALVIAWLLVIGGMFHVAAAFHAHRAKSRAVHVALGLLYVAAGLYLVYVPGLALVSMTLVLAVVFFTGGVLRLLAWYRHRPAQGARWLLIDGVVSIVLGLMIGLGWPASSAWALGTLLGAVLIVNGISGLMFTLALRRSAQRLM; this is translated from the coding sequence ATGTCTACCGGATTGATCCTTGGAGGACATGGCATGCGCGGCATTGGCTGGATCGTGTTGTGGCTGGCGATGATCATCGTCGGTGTATTGGCCTTCGCGCTGCCGCTGGCGGCCGGATTCATTTCCGCGCTGGTGATTGCGTGGCTGCTGGTCATCGGCGGTATGTTCCATGTCGCCGCCGCCTTCCACGCGCATCGCGCCAAGAGCCGTGCAGTGCACGTGGCGCTGGGATTGTTGTACGTGGCTGCAGGACTGTATCTGGTGTATGTGCCGGGCTTGGCGCTGGTGAGCATGACCCTGGTGCTGGCAGTCGTTTTTTTCACCGGTGGCGTGCTGCGCCTGCTGGCTTGGTATCGGCATCGGCCGGCGCAGGGCGCGCGCTGGTTGTTGATCGATGGTGTCGTCAGCATCGTGTTGGGATTGATGATCGGCCTGGGCTGGCCGGCCAGCAGCGCGTGGGCGCTGGGTACGCTGCTGGGCGCGGTGTTGATCGTCAATGGCATCAGCGGCCTGATGTTCACCCTGGCATTGCGGCGTTCGGCGCAGCGCCTGATGTAG
- a CDS encoding ATP-binding protein — MSAPRPVLLAWSGGKDCLMALQRLRADPAWRVCGLLTTVTGAFDRVAMHGIRRSVLHAQAAALALPLLESVLDWPASNTSYAQTFAASLEQARVATPDLAHIAFGDLFLADVRAWREELLADLGWKGVFPLWGSDTAALARSFIAAGHQAVLTCVDTTQLDADFSGRAFDADLLDALPANVDPCGEHGEFHTLCHEGPLFAQALPIRRGTTLLREQRFQYTDFELADHPAG, encoded by the coding sequence ATGAGCGCGCCGCGTCCTGTCCTGCTGGCGTGGAGCGGCGGCAAGGATTGCCTGATGGCACTGCAGCGCCTGCGCGCCGATCCCGCCTGGCGCGTGTGCGGCCTGCTGACCACGGTGACCGGCGCGTTTGATCGCGTCGCCATGCATGGCATCCGCCGCAGCGTGCTGCACGCGCAGGCTGCCGCGCTGGCTCTGCCACTGCTCGAATCGGTACTGGACTGGCCGGCCAGCAACACCAGCTACGCACAAACCTTCGCCGCCAGCCTCGAACAGGCGCGCGTTGCCACGCCCGATTTGGCGCACATCGCCTTCGGCGATCTGTTTCTGGCCGACGTGCGCGCGTGGCGCGAAGAACTGCTGGCCGACCTGGGCTGGAAGGGTGTCTTCCCGCTGTGGGGGTCGGATACCGCGGCGCTGGCGCGCAGCTTCATTGCTGCCGGGCACCAGGCAGTGCTCACCTGCGTGGACACCACCCAGCTCGACGCCGACTTCAGTGGCCGCGCCTTCGATGCCGATCTGCTGGATGCCCTGCCCGCCAACGTCGACCCTTGTGGCGAGCACGGCGAGTTCCACACGCTTTGCCACGAGGGCCCACTGTTCGCCCAAGCCTTGCCGATCCGGCGCGGCACTACGCTGCTGCGCGAGCAGCGCTTCCAGTACACCGACTTCGAGCTCGCCGACCACCCGGCAGGCTGA
- the ltrA gene encoding group II intron reverse transcriptase/maturase: protein MLAALDNGVKGGKWFSLMDKVMRPATLQAAWGRVVRNCGAAGVDRQSVDAFAAHAERYLDELARALRSDTYRPQAIRRVEIPKGRGQTRPLGIPTVKDRVVQTAVRLVIEPIFESLFCAHSYGFRPGRGAKRALREVDALLRAGYCHVVDADLAGYFDSIPHAGLMARVREQIADGRVLRLLESWLKQEVMAGLERWIPTGGTPQGAVISPLLSNIYLHGLDETMAAGGYRMVRYADDFVVLCQTADEAQRALAEIGTWVDAHELTLHPDKTHVGDCRQVGRGFEFLGYRFEAGQRRVRTKSWNAMLDKIRQHTPRTKGRSLASIISQINPMLRGWYQYFRHAHRITFSKLDGFIRRRLRSILRAYEGRRGHGHTREDHQRWPNSYFAQQGLFTLTQAHALACRSR from the coding sequence ATGTTGGCAGCGCTGGACAACGGCGTGAAGGGAGGAAAATGGTTCAGCCTGATGGACAAGGTGATGCGTCCGGCGACGCTGCAAGCGGCGTGGGGACGGGTGGTGCGCAATTGCGGAGCGGCCGGGGTGGATCGTCAAAGTGTGGACGCGTTCGCGGCCCATGCCGAGCGCTACCTCGACGAGCTGGCGAGGGCGCTGCGCAGTGACACGTACCGGCCCCAAGCGATCAGGCGGGTCGAGATTCCCAAAGGGCGGGGCCAAACCCGTCCACTGGGGATACCGACGGTGAAGGATCGCGTGGTGCAAACGGCGGTACGGCTGGTGATTGAGCCGATCTTCGAGTCGCTCTTTTGCGCACACAGCTACGGGTTTCGGCCCGGCCGCGGTGCCAAGCGTGCGCTGCGGGAGGTGGATGCACTGCTGCGGGCGGGGTATTGCCATGTGGTGGATGCCGACCTTGCCGGCTACTTTGACAGCATTCCGCACGCCGGTCTGATGGCGCGGGTGCGCGAGCAGATCGCGGATGGCCGCGTACTGCGCTTGCTGGAATCGTGGCTCAAGCAGGAAGTGATGGCGGGACTGGAACGCTGGATCCCCACGGGCGGTACGCCGCAGGGTGCGGTGATCAGTCCGCTGTTGTCCAATATCTACCTGCATGGGCTCGACGAGACGATGGCCGCAGGCGGCTATCGGATGGTGCGTTATGCCGATGACTTCGTGGTGCTGTGTCAGACCGCGGATGAGGCGCAACGTGCGCTGGCCGAGATTGGCACGTGGGTGGACGCCCACGAGCTGACCTTGCACCCGGACAAGACCCACGTCGGCGACTGCCGACAGGTAGGCCGCGGGTTCGAGTTTCTGGGCTATCGGTTCGAGGCCGGTCAACGCCGGGTACGCACGAAGAGCTGGAACGCGATGCTGGACAAAATTCGACAGCACACGCCGCGTACCAAGGGGCGTTCGCTGGCGAGCATCATCAGCCAGATCAACCCGATGCTGCGGGGCTGGTACCAGTACTTCAGGCATGCCCACCGGATCACTTTCAGCAAGCTCGACGGGTTTATCCGCCGGCGTCTGCGCTCTATCCTTCGTGCATACGAGGGTCGGCGTGGGCACGGTCACACCCGCGAGGACCATCAGCGCTGGCCCAATAGCTACTTCGCTCAGCAGGGGCTTTTCACGTTAACCCAAGCCCATGCCTTGGCGTGCCGATCTCGATGA
- a CDS encoding SPFH domain-containing protein, whose protein sequence is MALTRQVISTLKDDGTDIMGPDILGFHYPDASIVSGSLLTVEANHFAVLKSRGAVLAVYDTGQYPVQTPDKPLLGGFVTGFFGGNSPWQYEVLYVNRAKLLVRNTGVATSAEMAEMTYTVDYYIHVDSKDDALKLTTHMPFGGHYIKAEEVASYAGPVVEQAINQVIQVTPMEHINEHIHEIVELVKEHMSAFLAVYGITLNDAKVLVLPKDERMRELISLRAFGLSEIEAVRYYTALKMAEKGLVSAPNAACGTPFQIGGATMGTYPIPSGDASAPLTGKP, encoded by the coding sequence ATGGCACTGACGCGGCAAGTGATTTCCACATTGAAGGACGATGGCACCGACATCATGGGGCCGGACATCCTCGGCTTTCATTATCCCGATGCAAGCATCGTTTCCGGCAGTCTGCTGACGGTCGAAGCCAACCATTTCGCGGTGCTGAAATCGCGCGGCGCGGTGCTGGCCGTCTATGACACCGGGCAGTATCCGGTGCAGACCCCGGACAAGCCGCTACTCGGTGGTTTCGTCACCGGTTTCTTCGGCGGCAATTCACCTTGGCAGTACGAAGTTCTGTACGTCAATCGCGCCAAGTTGCTGGTACGCAATACCGGCGTGGCGACCTCGGCCGAGATGGCCGAGATGACCTACACCGTGGATTACTACATCCACGTGGACAGCAAGGATGATGCGCTCAAGCTGACCACGCACATGCCTTTCGGCGGGCACTACATCAAGGCCGAGGAAGTGGCGAGCTACGCCGGTCCGGTGGTGGAACAGGCGATCAACCAGGTGATCCAGGTGACGCCGATGGAGCACATCAACGAGCACATCCACGAGATCGTGGAACTGGTGAAGGAGCACATGAGCGCCTTTCTGGCGGTGTACGGAATCACCCTGAACGACGCCAAGGTGCTGGTGCTGCCCAAGGACGAGCGCATGCGCGAGCTGATTTCGCTGCGCGCGTTTGGTCTCAGCGAGATCGAGGCGGTGCGCTACTACACGGCCCTGAAGATGGCCGAGAAGGGCCTGGTGTCGGCGCCGAATGCGGCCTGCGGCACGCCGTTCCAGATCGGTGGCGCCACCATGGGCACCTACCCGATCCCATCGGGCGATGCTTCCGCGCCGCTGACCGGCAAACCCTGA
- a CDS encoding DUF6159 family protein — protein MAGKFATSWALVKASAAVLRSDRELLVFPLLSGVATLLVVASFALPLLATGGLAHLHDVTARSGGGFGVAGYALLFLFYLCQYTVIFFFNTALVGAAMMRLDGDNPTLADGLRLAWSRLPAILGYALIAATVGMLLRALEQRAGLIGRWVIGLLGVAWTVATFLVVPILAATDLGPAQAVKESAKLLRRTWGENLIGNAGISMAFGVLFVAIALLGGAMFLASGSHSLAVNGVVAAVFVLAFILLGLIQSALQGIYSAALYRYATVGSAGDGFEATTLAQAFRVKA, from the coding sequence ATGGCAGGCAAATTTGCAACCAGTTGGGCACTGGTCAAGGCGAGCGCTGCGGTGCTCAGGAGCGACCGCGAGTTGCTCGTGTTCCCGCTGTTGTCGGGTGTGGCCACGCTGCTGGTGGTCGCCAGTTTCGCGCTGCCATTGCTGGCCACGGGCGGACTGGCGCATCTGCACGATGTCACTGCCCGATCCGGCGGCGGGTTTGGCGTCGCCGGATATGCGCTTCTGTTCCTGTTCTACCTGTGCCAGTACACGGTGATCTTCTTTTTCAACACGGCCCTGGTGGGAGCAGCGATGATGCGTCTGGATGGTGATAACCCGACCCTCGCCGATGGCCTGCGCCTGGCGTGGAGCCGGTTGCCCGCCATACTCGGCTATGCGCTGATCGCCGCCACGGTGGGCATGCTGTTGCGCGCGCTGGAGCAACGCGCCGGATTGATCGGCCGCTGGGTCATCGGCCTGCTCGGCGTTGCCTGGACCGTGGCCACTTTTCTGGTCGTGCCGATCCTGGCAGCGACTGATCTCGGACCTGCCCAAGCGGTCAAGGAAAGCGCCAAGCTGCTACGCCGCACCTGGGGCGAAAACCTGATCGGCAATGCCGGGATCAGCATGGCCTTCGGCGTGCTGTTTGTGGCCATCGCGTTGTTGGGCGGCGCGATGTTTCTGGCGAGCGGCTCGCATTCACTCGCAGTGAACGGGGTCGTGGCGGCGGTGTTCGTGCTGGCCTTCATCCTGCTTGGACTGATCCAGAGCGCGCTGCAGGGCATCTATTCCGCCGCGCTGTACCGCTATGCCACCGTCGGCAGCGCCGGCGACGGTTTCGAGGCCACGACGCTGGCGCAGGCGTTTCGCGTCAAGGCTTGA
- a CDS encoding prolyl oligopeptidase family serine peptidase produces the protein MSHQRISAHLGLALAAVMIAMPALAAAPLRYPVAQRDNIVNNYFGDKVPAPYQWMENLNAPGLKKWVGEENALTHAYLAKVPTRPWIEQRLTQLWNYAKESVPVQAGKYLFFSRNTGLQNQSPVYVQDGASGKPRELIDPNTLSPNGDIALLDWQPSEDGHYLAYGLSQGGSDWQTLHVMDVATGKTLSDDVQWVKFSGIAWTHDGKGFFYSRYPAPPQGEAISDRVVNQALYYHRLGTPQADDVLVYKRPDLPEWIVGGAVSHDGKYLFISLVNGTANRNELFVKEIGAGAAPRLVAPIKPLFTQNDAVYQPIGTIGDTVYLRTTLGAPRGRIVAFNIAHPAPADWRVVVPQTAAVIQSASLADGRVLVNKLKDVKSEVELYASDGKHLATLPLPTLGSVGGISSHVDSRQVYYAFTSFLYPTTIFNYDVSDGKTRMVFKPDVPFDPSHYETVQVFYHSKDGTRVPMFLTYRKGLQRNGMNPTLLYAYGGFNISITPSFSPTLPVWLELGGIYAVANIRGGGEYGEAWHKAGMLGNKQNVFDDFAWAAKWLVKNRYTEVRRLGIQGYSNGGLLVGASITENPRLFGAAYAGAGVMDMLRYQKFSGGALWAPEYGTSDVKKDFAWLIKYSPVENVRKGSCYPPTLITTADHDDRVVPSHSYKFAAALQHDQACANPILLRVETDTSHNYMPTDKRIRQSADILAFMANNLGVSAAPKSNPDAPGGK, from the coding sequence ATGTCGCATCAACGGATCTCTGCCCACCTTGGACTGGCCCTGGCTGCGGTCATGATCGCCATGCCCGCGCTTGCCGCCGCGCCGCTGCGCTACCCCGTGGCGCAGCGCGACAACATCGTCAACAACTACTTTGGCGACAAGGTGCCGGCGCCGTATCAGTGGATGGAGAACCTCAATGCGCCGGGTCTGAAAAAGTGGGTCGGCGAGGAAAACGCGCTCACCCACGCCTACCTGGCCAAGGTGCCGACGCGGCCGTGGATCGAGCAGCGCCTGACGCAGTTGTGGAACTACGCCAAAGAAAGCGTTCCGGTGCAGGCCGGCAAGTATCTGTTCTTCAGCCGCAACACCGGTTTGCAGAACCAGTCGCCGGTCTACGTGCAGGACGGCGCCAGCGGCAAGCCGCGCGAGTTGATCGACCCGAACACGCTCTCGCCCAACGGCGACATCGCGCTGTTGGACTGGCAGCCGTCCGAGGATGGCCACTACCTGGCCTACGGCCTGTCGCAGGGCGGCTCCGACTGGCAGACGCTGCACGTGATGGACGTGGCCACCGGCAAGACACTCAGCGACGACGTGCAGTGGGTGAAGTTTTCCGGCATCGCATGGACGCACGACGGCAAGGGCTTTTTCTACTCGCGCTATCCGGCACCGCCCCAGGGCGAGGCGATCAGCGACCGCGTCGTCAACCAGGCGCTGTACTACCACCGCCTCGGCACGCCGCAGGCCGATGACGTGCTGGTCTACAAGCGCCCGGACTTGCCCGAGTGGATCGTCGGCGGCGCGGTAAGCCACGACGGCAAATACCTGTTCATCAGCCTGGTCAATGGCACCGCCAACCGCAACGAGCTGTTCGTCAAGGAAATTGGTGCCGGTGCGGCGCCTAGGCTGGTCGCGCCCATCAAGCCGTTGTTCACCCAAAACGATGCCGTGTATCAGCCGATCGGCACGATCGGCGACACCGTATACCTGCGGACGACGCTGGGTGCGCCGCGCGGGCGCATCGTCGCCTTCAACATCGCGCATCCCGCGCCGGCCGACTGGCGCGTGGTGGTGCCGCAGACCGCGGCGGTGATCCAGTCCGCCAGCCTCGCCGATGGCCGCGTGCTGGTGAACAAGCTCAAGGACGTGAAGAGCGAGGTCGAGTTGTACGCCAGCGATGGCAAGCACCTCGCCACGCTGCCGCTGCCTACGCTGGGCTCGGTCGGTGGCATCAGCAGCCACGTCGACAGCAGGCAGGTGTACTACGCGTTCACTTCGTTCCTGTATCCGACCACGATCTTCAACTACGACGTGAGCGACGGCAAAACCCGCATGGTATTCAAGCCTGACGTGCCGTTCGACCCCAGCCACTACGAAACGGTACAGGTGTTCTACCACTCCAAGGATGGCACGCGCGTGCCAATGTTCCTGACCTACCGCAAGGGCCTGCAGCGCAATGGCATGAACCCGACGCTGCTGTATGCCTATGGCGGCTTCAACATCAGCATCACGCCGAGCTTCTCTCCGACCCTGCCGGTATGGCTGGAGCTGGGCGGCATCTACGCCGTGGCCAACATCCGCGGCGGCGGCGAATACGGCGAGGCGTGGCACAAGGCCGGCATGCTCGGCAACAAGCAGAATGTCTTTGATGATTTCGCCTGGGCCGCCAAGTGGCTGGTCAAGAACCGCTATACCGAGGTCAGGCGCCTGGGTATCCAGGGTTACTCCAATGGCGGGCTACTGGTCGGCGCCAGCATCACCGAGAACCCGCGCCTGTTCGGTGCCGCCTATGCCGGCGCGGGCGTGATGGACATGCTGCGCTACCAGAAGTTCTCCGGCGGCGCGCTGTGGGCGCCGGAGTACGGAACCTCGGATGTGAAAAAAGACTTCGCGTGGCTGATCAAGTACTCGCCGGTGGAAAACGTGCGCAAGGGCAGCTGTTACCCGCCGACGCTGATCACCACCGCCGACCACGACGACCGCGTGGTGCCGAGCCATTCGTACAAGTTCGCCGCCGCCCTGCAGCACGACCAGGCCTGCGCCAACCCCATCTTGCTGCGCGTGGAAACCGACACCAGCCACAATTACATGCCCACCGACAAGCGCATCCGCCAGTCGGCCGACATCCTCGCGTTCATGGCCAACAACCTCGGCGTGAGCGCAGCGCCCAAGAGCAACCCGGACGCGCCGGGCGGCAAGTAG